DNA sequence from the Chitinophaga flava genome:
GCTGGCTATCGATGACGGACATTTTCCGGAAGGCGCTTTTGAATTTGCCAGGCAGATGAATGAAATAGAACCGATTGTTTTATGCGGCGTATTTCTGCCGGAGATGAACCTTTCCGTGGATATAGGCTATGGTTCTGCATTTATTCCGTTAACGGAAAATTACGGCGCTGCTTCCATTCAGCAAAGCATGGTTACTTTTAAGGAATACTGCGAACGTCATCAAATCCATCATCTCGTACATCATGATGTCAGTGAATTCGCCCTGAAAGTACTACACAGGGAAACCCGTTTCGCCGACCTTTTGCTGCTGAGTAGTGAAAAGTTTTATGCAGACATCGTATACGGCCCAGGCAGTTTTCTGGACAGTGTTCTGCATCAGTCGGAATGCCCGCTGATCGTATCTCCCGAAAACCTGGCTTTCCCCGAAAGTATTATCCTCACATACGATGGCAGTGCTTCCTCTGTATTTGCTATTAAAAGTTTTGCGATGCTTTTCCCGCAACTATGCTCCCGTAAAACGATGTTACTATATGCTCAAAGCGATAAATCCAGTATACCCGACACCGATAGTATACTGGAACTGGTACAACATCATTTCTCCAACCTCGACGCACAGGCAGTGAACATGATACCGGAAAAAAATTTCAACACCTGGCTGGGCGGAGTGGGGAAGCCGATTGTAGTCAGTGGTGCTTATGGCAGGTCGCAGATTTCAAGGTTTTTCCGGCACAGCTTTATCGCTGATACGCTCAAGGCCCATCAGGTGCCTGCATTTATTGCCCATCGCTGATGCCGCAGGCTTATATTGTTTTTT
Encoded proteins:
- a CDS encoding adenine nucleotide alpha hydrolase family protein, giving the protein MKKILLAIDDGHFPEGAFEFARQMNEIEPIVLCGVFLPEMNLSVDIGYGSAFIPLTENYGAASIQQSMVTFKEYCERHQIHHLVHHDVSEFALKVLHRETRFADLLLLSSEKFYADIVYGPGSFLDSVLHQSECPLIVSPENLAFPESIILTYDGSASSVFAIKSFAMLFPQLCSRKTMLLYAQSDKSSIPDTDSILELVQHHFSNLDAQAVNMIPEKNFNTWLGGVGKPIVVSGAYGRSQISRFFRHSFIADTLKAHQVPAFIAHR